One stretch of Chitinophaga pendula DNA includes these proteins:
- a CDS encoding RNA polymerase sigma factor, which yields MFHQQPDNDNGTAFAHTKEKMSFIQQNMMQDADDAALIREYKATGQLDYLAALYQRYMNLVYGVCLKYFDAEASKDAVMQIFEELIVKVQQHEIQNFKSWLHVLSRNHCLMKLRAMKGREGRVVSMDERPIMESEEILHHDNGLNLEQRLQVMEKCMDTLPAEQKQSVDLFYLQEKSYREVAAITGYEMTKVKSYIQNGKRNLKICMDRQHV from the coding sequence TTGTTCCATCAGCAGCCGGATAATGATAACGGCACTGCTTTTGCCCACACCAAGGAGAAGATGTCTTTTATACAGCAAAATATGATGCAGGATGCGGATGATGCAGCGTTGATCCGGGAGTATAAAGCTACCGGACAGCTGGATTATCTGGCAGCCCTTTACCAGCGGTATATGAACCTGGTATATGGGGTGTGTCTGAAATATTTTGATGCGGAGGCGAGTAAGGATGCGGTGATGCAGATATTTGAGGAGCTGATAGTAAAGGTGCAACAGCATGAGATACAGAACTTTAAGAGCTGGCTGCATGTGTTGTCGCGGAATCATTGCCTGATGAAGTTAAGGGCGATGAAGGGGCGAGAGGGCCGCGTGGTGTCGATGGATGAGCGGCCGATTATGGAAAGCGAGGAAATATTACATCATGACAACGGATTAAACCTGGAGCAGCGGTTGCAGGTGATGGAGAAGTGTATGGATACTTTACCGGCAGAGCAGAAGCAGAGTGTAGATCTCTTTTATCTGCAGGAGAAGAGTTACCGGGAAGTGGCTGCTATTACGGGATACGAGATGACAAAAGTGAAGAGTTATATACAGAATGGAAAGCGTAATTTAAAAATCTGTATGGACCGTCAACATGTCTGA
- the purH gene encoding bifunctional phosphoribosylaminoimidazolecarboxamide formyltransferase/IMP cyclohydrolase: MQKQIKSALISVFYKDNLEAIVKKLGEQGVTIYSTGGTQKFIEEQGVKCVAVEDLTAYPSILGGRVKTLHPKVFGGILARREQGQDLDQLQQYEIPEIDLVIVDLYPFEETVKTTSEEQAIIEKIDIGGVSLIRAAGKNHKDVVIVASKDQYADLEQVLISNNGATTLEERRAFAAKAFEVCAHYDVAIAQWFLRDGGSANFQVSKPQGQVMRYGENPHQRGVFYGDLSEIFEQLHGKELSYNNLVDVDAACQLIAEFKETTFAVIKHTNVCGIASRGTLKVAWEEALAGDKESAFGGVLVCNAQVDKETAASISEIFFEILIAPGFDEEALTILKGKKNRILLQQRKAVQPAQQFKNVLNGVLVQDGDNDNYKDWTEAGARSASEAEKADLEFANLVCKHLKSNAIALVKDRQLVGKGCGQTSRIDALRHAIEKAKQFNFDLKGAVMASDAFFPFDDCVRIADEAGISAVIQPGGSVRDNDSISYCKEHNMVMVMTGMRHFRH; the protein is encoded by the coding sequence ATGCAGAAGCAAATTAAATCAGCATTGATCTCCGTTTTCTATAAAGACAACCTGGAGGCCATTGTAAAAAAATTGGGTGAACAAGGTGTGACGATCTATTCTACCGGTGGGACTCAAAAATTCATAGAAGAACAAGGGGTTAAATGCGTAGCGGTAGAAGATCTGACGGCTTATCCTTCCATACTGGGAGGAAGGGTAAAGACCTTACACCCGAAGGTGTTTGGTGGTATTTTGGCCCGCCGGGAGCAGGGCCAGGACCTGGATCAGCTTCAGCAGTATGAGATACCGGAAATCGACCTGGTGATCGTAGACCTTTATCCTTTTGAAGAGACGGTAAAGACGACTTCCGAAGAGCAAGCTATCATTGAGAAAATCGACATCGGCGGTGTATCGCTGATACGTGCTGCTGGTAAGAATCATAAAGATGTGGTGATTGTGGCTTCAAAAGATCAGTATGCTGATCTGGAGCAGGTGCTGATCAGCAATAATGGGGCGACTACCCTGGAGGAACGTCGTGCTTTTGCAGCGAAGGCATTTGAGGTATGTGCGCACTACGATGTGGCGATTGCCCAGTGGTTCCTGCGTGATGGCGGTAGTGCTAATTTCCAGGTATCCAAGCCACAGGGCCAGGTGATGCGTTATGGAGAGAATCCTCATCAACGCGGTGTATTCTACGGAGATCTTTCTGAGATATTTGAGCAGTTGCATGGGAAGGAACTTTCCTATAACAACCTGGTAGATGTGGATGCTGCGTGCCAGCTGATCGCAGAGTTTAAAGAGACCACTTTTGCTGTGATCAAGCACACCAACGTATGTGGTATTGCCAGTCGCGGTACGCTGAAGGTTGCATGGGAAGAGGCATTAGCAGGAGATAAGGAGAGTGCGTTTGGTGGCGTACTGGTATGTAATGCACAAGTAGATAAGGAAACTGCGGCTTCTATCAGTGAGATATTTTTTGAGATACTGATCGCACCTGGATTTGATGAAGAGGCATTGACCATATTGAAAGGTAAAAAGAACCGTATCCTGTTGCAACAGCGTAAAGCCGTGCAGCCCGCCCAGCAGTTCAAAAACGTATTGAATGGCGTGCTGGTACAGGATGGTGATAATGACAATTATAAAGATTGGACAGAAGCCGGGGCCCGCAGTGCGAGTGAGGCGGAAAAAGCGGACCTGGAATTTGCCAACCTGGTATGCAAGCATCTTAAATCTAATGCTATTGCACTTGTAAAAGACCGGCAGTTGGTAGGTAAAGGTTGCGGGCAGACGTCCCGGATCGATGCTTTACGACATGCGATCGAGAAGGCGAAACAGTTTAATTTTGATCTGAAGGGAGCGGTGATGGCATCTGATGCTTTCTTCCCATTTGATGACTGTGTAAGAATCGCTGATGAAGCTGGTATCTCTGCGGTGATCCAACCCGGAGGTTCTGTAAGGGATAATGATTCCATTAGTTACTGTAAGGAGCATAATATGGTAATGGTCATGACCGGTATGCGTCATTTCCGTCACTAA
- a CDS encoding ComEC/Rec2 family competence protein: protein MTPIWKKAPFLKLLPVFTGGILCAQYLMLSVWHWVLLLASGLVYLCWVGGRSMWRRFVSEGGRMPGIWMLIFGMGGLLMYNADARRAPGYFGQLLSDSCRLAVCLSDVPVGRARTYKVTAEVMGIVRGHVWQPARGKLLLYLAKDSSSGRLGYGDRLLLVNRVRALRGSGHPGGFDYAAYCARKGILYQAYLRGGDWCVIAGRSGGWYMDLLIRGRSYCISVLRRYVGAGAVSGVAEALLIGYREDLNTDLVKAYSHTGIMHIIAISGMHLALLYGALLWLMRWWPSHRGAGICKSVVVLVLLWGFALLTGAAASVLRAAVMFSFVTIGTFLMKREGNMANMLAASAFLLLCYDPYLLADAGFQLSYLAVLSILLLYRPIYGLLRCPNWWLDKLWDATALTFAAQVFTLPVCLYYFHQLPHLFLPANLVAVPLSTLVLYGEVVLLCLSGWPAAAQIVGHGIRWLLSLLNDIIFQLDRLPWSVTDHIHFPWYALVCLYLIICSLTAWWLLQWRRGGLLSPGILLLWIVMGWYSEWADRGTRRIVVYNIPGHSAIDLIKGREVWYAGDTSLVRQAALAERYIIPTRVYWHLPVLVGGQRWSGHMGKAISFGGKRMIIVDTVLPKARILRKLQTDYVLLSHNPKVSIKELSEFYAFKTVIFDASNSSWKIEQWKSDCYALTLRCFSVPDQGAFVINF, encoded by the coding sequence GTGACCCCTATCTGGAAGAAGGCCCCATTTCTCAAGTTATTACCTGTATTTACCGGAGGTATTTTATGTGCGCAGTATTTAATGCTGTCTGTATGGCATTGGGTATTGTTATTGGCGTCAGGGTTGGTGTATCTGTGTTGGGTAGGTGGAAGATCGATGTGGCGGCGGTTTGTGTCGGAAGGTGGGCGTATGCCTGGTATATGGATGTTGATATTTGGCATGGGAGGATTATTGATGTACAATGCAGATGCCCGTAGGGCGCCAGGTTACTTTGGGCAGCTATTGTCTGATAGTTGCCGGTTAGCTGTTTGTTTGTCTGATGTGCCGGTGGGGCGGGCACGAACTTATAAAGTAACAGCTGAAGTGATGGGGATTGTTAGGGGGCATGTCTGGCAGCCAGCGAGGGGTAAGTTGCTTTTGTACCTGGCGAAGGACAGCAGTTCGGGGCGGCTAGGATATGGAGATCGGTTGTTATTGGTTAATCGTGTGCGGGCGCTGAGGGGTAGTGGACATCCCGGAGGTTTTGACTATGCCGCTTATTGTGCCCGTAAGGGTATATTATACCAGGCCTATCTCCGAGGTGGAGACTGGTGCGTAATAGCGGGAAGGTCCGGCGGCTGGTATATGGATCTACTGATAAGAGGCCGGTCTTATTGTATATCGGTATTGCGCCGGTATGTCGGAGCGGGCGCGGTATCGGGGGTGGCGGAGGCGTTGCTGATAGGCTACCGGGAGGACCTTAATACGGACCTGGTAAAGGCATATTCGCATACCGGCATCATGCATATCATTGCCATTTCCGGTATGCACCTGGCGTTATTATATGGTGCTTTGCTGTGGTTGATGCGTTGGTGGCCATCCCATCGGGGCGCGGGAATATGCAAGAGTGTTGTTGTGCTAGTATTGCTTTGGGGATTTGCCTTATTAACGGGAGCGGCAGCATCAGTATTGAGGGCAGCGGTGATGTTTTCCTTTGTGACGATAGGCACTTTCCTGATGAAAAGGGAGGGGAATATGGCGAATATGCTGGCAGCCTCTGCATTCCTGTTGTTGTGTTATGATCCGTATTTACTGGCGGACGCCGGTTTTCAGTTATCCTATCTCGCGGTGCTCAGCATTTTGCTGTTGTACAGGCCGATATACGGCCTATTGCGATGTCCTAACTGGTGGCTGGACAAGTTGTGGGATGCTACGGCGCTGACGTTCGCGGCGCAGGTGTTTACCTTGCCGGTATGCTTATATTACTTTCACCAGTTGCCTCATTTATTTTTGCCGGCCAACCTGGTGGCGGTACCCTTGTCGACGTTGGTACTTTACGGGGAGGTGGTGTTATTATGTTTGTCCGGTTGGCCGGCGGCAGCACAGATAGTTGGGCATGGTATCCGATGGTTGTTGTCATTATTAAATGATATCATTTTTCAGCTGGATCGTTTGCCCTGGTCTGTGACCGATCATATTCACTTTCCGTGGTATGCGCTGGTATGTCTGTATTTGATCATTTGCAGCCTGACGGCCTGGTGGTTATTGCAATGGAGGAGGGGAGGATTATTATCGCCAGGGATATTGCTGTTATGGATAGTGATGGGATGGTATAGTGAGTGGGCTGATCGGGGGACGAGGCGGATTGTGGTGTATAATATTCCGGGGCATAGTGCGATAGATCTTATAAAAGGGCGTGAGGTGTGGTATGCGGGGGATACTTCCTTGGTGCGACAGGCTGCGTTGGCGGAGCGTTATATTATACCGACGCGGGTATATTGGCATTTGCCGGTATTAGTAGGAGGGCAGCGCTGGAGCGGGCATATGGGAAAGGCAATCAGTTTTGGCGGGAAGCGGATGATCATCGTGGATACTGTGCTTCCTAAGGCACGGATTCTGAGAAAGTTACAAACGGATTATGTTTTACTTTCACATAATCCGAAGGTGTCTATCAAGGAGTTGTCGGAGTTTTATGCTTTTAAGACGGTCATTTTTGATGCTTCTAATTCCTCCTGGAAAATCGAACAATGGAAAAGTGATTGTTACGCGCTAACTTTGCGCTGCTTTTCGGTTCCGGATCAGGGAGCCTTTGTCATAAATTTCTAA